A stretch of Mytilus edulis chromosome 11, xbMytEdul2.2, whole genome shotgun sequence DNA encodes these proteins:
- the LOC139494822 gene encoding uncharacterized protein — MRGRKEHTDMLFGDIKMMTTASGEQYLEYNERLTKTRTGHSDSRAFAPKMFATPDNPRCPVNAFKQYIRRRSEDALTPDSRFYLSIKRMVQPDASENAKQTWFTMQPLGKNTLGDLAKKMSMKGGLTGRKVNHSVRKTIVSSLLHSNVEATTVMQLTGHKNVASVNEYSSASLQQQQTMSNILFDIGSGSRGLIPQEPTPNTSFEAKSADFPEDDMFDS, encoded by the exons ATGAGGGGAAGGAAGGAGCATACTGACATGTTATTTGGAGACATAAAAATGATGACAACAGCAAGTGGAGAGCAATATTTAGAATACAACGAACGGCTGACTAAAACCAGGACAGGACACAGTGACAGTAGAGCATTTGCACCTAAAATGTTTGCAACACCAG ATAATCCACGCTGTCCAGTGAATGCATTCAAGCAATATATTCGTCGCCGCTCTGAAGATGCTCTAACTCCAGACAGTCGCTTTTATCTAAGTATTAAAAGGATGGTACAACCTGATGCCAGTGAAAATGCTAAACAAACATGGTTTACCATGCAGCCATTGGGTAAAAATACTCTAGGAGATTTAGCTAAAAAAATGTCTATGAAAGGTGGTCTTACAGGAAGAAAGGTTAACCATAGTGTTCGCAAAACTATAGTGTCCTCACTTCTTCACTCCAATGTGGAGGCTACTACCGTCATGCAGTTGACAGGCCATAAGAATGTTGCTTCCGTCAATGAGTATAGTTCAGCATCATTACAGCAACAGCAAACTATGTCAAATATCTTATTTGATATTGGTTCAGGAAGCCGGGGATTAATACCACAAGAACCAACTCCAAACACTAGCTTTGAGGCCAAATCTGCAGATTTTCCGGAGGATGATATGTTTGACAGTTGA